The genomic interval CTCGCCAGTGTCCAGGGCGATCGCAGCTACCTCGCCCTGAAGGCCAGCGAGGCCGCCCTGGGCCGGACGGTACGCGAGTTACGCCGGGAGTTCGCCGAGGTGCAGCGCCTGCAGCACAGCCTCGACGCGCAGAAGGCAGAGTATGCCAAGCTGGGCGAGAATCTCTCACGCTATCGCAAGGCGCAGGCAGGCGGTGCGGTAGCCACCATCCGCATCACCGATACGCAAGCGGACATGCGCGTGTTGCGGGCCCAAATGGGAGCGACACGGGCCAAATTGGCGGCGGCGCTGGCCCTGGTGGGTAACACCAACCTGAGCGACAATCCTCTGGTACGTGCGGCGGTTACCCGGGTGGAGAGCGCTTATCTTTCCTGGGCCCGCCGGGATCTGCGCGCTCCCGTCAGTGGCTACGTGGCACAGCGCCACGCCTACCCCGGTCTGCGGATCCACCCGGGTCAGCAGCTCTTCAGCATCGTACCCCTGCATGGGCTCTGGGTGGTGGCCAATGTCAAAGAGACGGAAATGGCCCAGGTTCGGCCGGGCGATACCGTCCGTCTCACCAGCTATTATTACGGTGATTCGGTTGTCTATCGTGGGGTCGTGGAAGGCTTGGTGCCCGGCGCCGGCAGCGCCTTCTCCATATTGCCGCCAGAAAACGCCACCGGAAATTATATCCACATCGTCGAGCGTGTTCCGCTGCGCATCTCTCTGCCCGCCAAGGCACTGGCGAAGCATCCCCTGCGTCCGGGCTTATCCATGGTGGCACGTATCGACATCGCGGGGAAGGGTAAACGCAGTGTGCTTGCGCCCCTCACCAAGACGCCCGTCGAGGGCTACGAGACTGGCATCTACCGTCGCGAGCTGCAAAGGGCGCGCCAGCTGGCGCAGAGGATCATTGCCCAGAACGCGGGCTGAAGAACCTGCACTGCGCCACATGACCCAATGGGCACACAGCCGATCGACCGCGACAGCGGCACAGAGGGCGCCATTTTGGGAGGACTCCATGGCCTATCCCTCTACATCCAGGCGCCGCCGACCCCGAGAAGCCGTAGGGACCGTTGCTCGGCGTCCGACGGGAAAAGCGGCTCGCCGGTGGGATCCGTTTTCCGGTTCAAAACATCGGTGTCGACAAGGGTGTCCCCGCAAAAACGAGGGAGCCGACGATCATTCTCAGGATGAAGTTGATCACCAAGGCGATGACGACGATCACCGCGGTAAAAGCGATGCTTTTGTCCGCAGGGCACTGGAGGGTCTGCGGCAATGCCAGATAGAGCAGGTAGATGGCGTAGATGGCAGCTATCAGAACGGCGATGGCGCCCAGGGGCGGTATGATGAGCAGAACCCCGGCAATCCAGATCGGAGCGATGGCGTAGGCGACCGTCTTGGTGGCTTGCACGAGATCGGCTGAGCACTGGAAGGATGGGCTCAGTGCCTTGATTATCCAGGATAGCAGAACGACCAGGGCAATTCCCGTCACATAACTGAGGATGGCACTGGTGAC from Acidithiobacillus caldus ATCC 51756 carries:
- a CDS encoding efflux RND transporter periplasmic adaptor subunit, giving the protein MAEAEGQVRPSRSRSNFAIFAVVLLLLAAGWGIWWMLVGSQRIRTNDAYVQGNIVPVQAQTEATVRRVYVEDTEYVHAGALLASVQGDRSYLALKASEAALGRTVRELRREFAEVQRLQHSLDAQKAEYAKLGENLSRYRKAQAGGAVATIRITDTQADMRVLRAQMGATRAKLAAALALVGNTNLSDNPLVRAAVTRVESAYLSWARRDLRAPVSGYVAQRHAYPGLRIHPGQQLFSIVPLHGLWVVANVKETEMAQVRPGDTVRLTSYYYGDSVVYRGVVEGLVPGAGSAFSILPPENATGNYIHIVERVPLRISLPAKALAKHPLRPGLSMVARIDIAGKGKRSVLAPLTKTPVEGYETGIYRRELQRARQLAQRIIAQNAG
- a CDS encoding Yip1 family protein; this encodes MNSIFQRIQLMFTNPRELWAQIAGEATSINSLYLGWVVWLAAVPAVAGLLGSLWWVGRMSGMLKPYMLMGTGILVTSAILSYVTGIALVVLLSWIIKALSPSFQCSADLVQATKTVAYAIAPIWIAGVLLIIPPLGAIAVLIAAIYAIYLLYLALPQTLQCPADKSIAFTAVIVVIALVINFILRMIVGSLVFAGTPLSTPMF